One genomic segment of Deltaproteobacteria bacterium includes these proteins:
- a CDS encoding alanine--glyoxylate aminotransferase family protein — MSGSPSTLTVPHRILMGPGPSDTPPEVLRALSLPTLGHLDPAFLGIMDEVKEMLRTVFLTDNEFAIPISGTGSAGMETALVNMIEPGDRVIVCVSGVFGRRMCDIVERCGGVLKQIEVEWGTPVDPEVVARAFEEFSAQVLCIVHAETSTGVLQPMEEISAITKSHQALLVMDAVTSLGGAPVRTDEWSVDVCYSGTQKCLSCPPGLAPITFSSRALDKLRSRSHRVPSWYLDMTMVEKYWGPERVYHHTAPINMIYALREALRLAIEEGLEARWERHRALHSELVAGIEALGLEMLVEKPYRAPMLNAVRVPDGVDEALLRRRLLEEYEIEIGSGLGPLKGKIWRVGLMGYSCKRENVSLFLDALKKLL, encoded by the coding sequence ATGAGCGGATCCCCTTCAACCCTTACGGTGCCCCACCGCATTTTGATGGGCCCCGGACCCAGCGATACACCGCCGGAGGTGCTCCGGGCGCTTTCACTGCCGACCCTCGGACATCTCGATCCGGCTTTCCTCGGCATCATGGACGAGGTAAAGGAAATGCTCCGCACCGTCTTTCTCACCGATAACGAGTTCGCCATCCCTATTTCGGGAACGGGGAGCGCGGGCATGGAGACGGCGCTGGTGAACATGATAGAGCCCGGGGACCGGGTCATCGTCTGCGTCAGCGGCGTGTTCGGCCGGCGGATGTGCGACATTGTCGAGCGCTGCGGCGGCGTGCTCAAGCAGATCGAGGTCGAATGGGGAACACCGGTCGACCCGGAGGTGGTCGCGCGGGCTTTCGAGGAATTTTCCGCGCAGGTCCTGTGTATCGTTCACGCCGAAACATCGACGGGCGTCCTCCAGCCCATGGAAGAAATATCAGCGATCACGAAGTCCCACCAGGCGCTCCTGGTGATGGATGCCGTCACCTCCCTGGGCGGCGCGCCGGTCCGGACCGATGAATGGTCCGTCGACGTCTGCTACTCGGGAACGCAGAAATGCCTGAGCTGCCCGCCGGGCCTGGCACCGATCACCTTCAGCTCCCGGGCACTCGACAAGCTCAGGAGCCGGTCCCATCGGGTGCCGTCATGGTATCTCGACATGACGATGGTGGAAAAATACTGGGGGCCGGAACGGGTCTACCACCATACGGCGCCGATCAACATGATATACGCGCTGCGCGAAGCGCTCCGCCTCGCCATCGAAGAAGGTCTCGAGGCCCGGTGGGAGCGGCACCGTGCCCTGCACAGCGAGCTCGTCGCCGGCATCGAGGCCCTGGGTCTGGAGATGCTGGTGGAAAAACCCTATCGCGCACCCATGCTCAACGCCGTCAGGGTCCCCGACGGCGTCGACGAAGCACTCCTGCGACGCCGCCTGCTCGAGGAATACGAGATCGAGATCGGCAGCGGCCTGGGACCATTGAAAGGAAAGATATGGCGCGTCGGTCTCATGGGTTACTCCTGTAAACGGGAGAACGTGTCCCTCTTTCTCGATGCACTGAAAAAACTATTGTGA